Genomic segment of Dactylococcopsis salina PCC 8305:
CAGTGACTCCCCCTACTGGTGACAGCACTGGCGTTAACATTCATTAATTCCGCGAGTTCGGAACTACTGATGAGATAACCTTTTTGGGCGATTTCGTCAGCAATTCTCAAAGATTCAATGAGATGATTTAAACCCGTCATGCGATCGCCTTGTATCAAACGAGAGTCTTCCAGTGAGCGTTCTTCTAATTCTTCCATAGGATTTGCCAGTGTCTTGCTTGCGATTGGTTCAGGTGTCTCTGATTGTATCGTTTGCTTAACCTCAGCTACCGTATCGGAGTTAGCTGTAAGGGGAAATTCTAGGGTTTTTTTCAGATTTGGCTGCTGACCTTGAGCAAAATGTCGCGCGATCGCGTCACAGCGTTCATTACCCGCAATGCCTTGGTGAGCAGGAACGTGCTTCCAAGTGACGAGGGAATTATTAAGTTGGTCTAAAAGTTGCCAAAGGTCTTGATTAAGAACCGCTTTTCCTGTGCTAGTTTTCCAACCTTTCTTTTTCCACCCCTTTAACCATTGCGTCAGACCTTTAATTAGATACTGACTATCGCTGTAAAGCTGAATCGGTTTTGTCTGTCCACTGTCTCGGAACAACTGTAAAGACGCGATCGCCGCTTGTAACTCCATGCGGTTATTTGTGGTTTCGCGTTCTGCGCCACCGATTTCATAAACCGAGCCATCTTGAAAATATAACACGGCTCCCCAACCCCCAGGTCCTGGATTCCCCAGACAAGCGCCATCGGTATAAATGCAATCAATCACAGGTTTCATCAGTCAATTAATACCATTTTCAAAAAGTTAGGTTATAGTATATCCCCCCTAACCCCCCTTATTTGTTATTTGTTATTTGTTATTTGTTATTTGTTATTTGTTATTTGTTCACTGGTCACTGATCACTGGTCACTGGTCACTGGGAGACGTTCCATAAAACGTCTCTACATTGGTCACTGGTCACTGGTCACTGATCACTGGTCACTGGTCACTGGTCACTGATCACTGGTCACTGGTCACTGGTCACTGATCACTGGTCACTGATCACTGTAAAGGTTGATTAAAAATTTGTTCCACAGTCAAAGTAAGTTTAGAAAATTGCTGAGAAATAATCATTTCTTTTCCTTGAAAAACTCTTTCTTCATACAATCCTTCATCCCACTGTAAAATAGTAATGATCTGATTTTGAGGATCAATAATCCAGTATTCTGGAATCCCTAAAGCCGCATATTCGGAACGTTTGTAACGATAATCTCGTTTCCTTGATTCTGGACTCACAATTTCAACAACTAACTGGGGTGGCGTTTCAAAAACCGCCGATCGATCTAACTGTGATTGAAGGATGGAGAGGGGAAAAATCGCGAGATCAGGAATCCGAGACTTATTAACTCCAGTTCTAATTCCAGCACCTTGTAAACAAACTAAGGAGAGATTATCGGCTTTAATTTGTTGTCCAAAAATCTCTTCTAAAAACTTACTAATTAATAAATGCAATAAGGTTGGTGGATTCATTAATTCGAGCTTTCCCTCCACCAACTCATAGGAGAAATCATCTCCGTTATCATAGTTTAAATACTCTTCAAAACTGAGAGACTTTTCCTCAATTGAAAACATATAGCAGTTCGATATCTTATCTAAAAATTTGATGAACCGTTCCCCCCTTTCAAAGCCGAAGCAAAGTGAGGAGGTTAGGGGGGATTAATTTACAATTCTTATGGGATTGCTATAGTCAGTTGGGTTATTTAAAAATGATCAACTGCGTCGAGATTTTCCAAT
This window contains:
- the rnhA gene encoding ribonuclease HI, which codes for MKPVIDCIYTDGACLGNPGPGGWGAVLYFQDGSVYEIGGAERETTNNRMELQAAIASLQLFRDSGQTKPIQLYSDSQYLIKGLTQWLKGWKKKGWKTSTGKAVLNQDLWQLLDQLNNSLVTWKHVPAHQGIAGNERCDAIARHFAQGQQPNLKKTLEFPLTANSDTVAEVKQTIQSETPEPIASKTLANPMEELEERSLEDSRLIQGDRMTGLNHLIESLRIADEIAQKGYLISSSELAELMNVNASAVTSRGSHWSWRNWVVSRVRREGNQILWQLERAEG
- a CDS encoding Uma2 family endonuclease, whose product is MFSIEEKSLSFEEYLNYDNGDDFSYELVEGKLELMNPPTLLHLLISKFLEEIFGQQIKADNLSLVCLQGAGIRTGVNKSRIPDLAIFPLSILQSQLDRSAVFETPPQLVVEIVSPESRKRDYRYKRSEYAALGIPEYWIIDPQNQIITILQWDEGLYEERVFQGKEMIISQQFSKLTLTVEQIFNQPLQ